TCTATTATACTTGTCCTAATGAGACTTCTGCACAATCAATAAAATCTAAGATACTTTTTTATCTTTTGATATGTAAAATCATGACAGACACTATTATTTTTTATACTCATTATTCTTTTTtgtaaattgataattgataattcaatattattgttattatcacagggACACGATATTCTGATGGCTACAATGCTTAATGGAGCTGCAATTATGGACGGTGCGTTACTTCTTATAGCTGCAAATGAAAGTTGTCCTCAACCTCAAACATCTGAGCATTTGGCTGCGGTTGAAATCATGCAACTCAAGCACATTATAATTCTTCAAAATAAGGTCGATCTTATTCAAGAAAATCTTGCTATTAATCAACACGAGACAATTCAGAAATTTATCCAGGTTATTTTTCACTCCTCTGTTTTGTTTTGGTTAACTATTGTGAATTATAGGTGGTCATTTTGACCCGTCTACATATGGATTCGTTAAATGGTTTATGTTGCATCTATAACAAGTAAAAAACCAAATAGTTTATCAGGAGTGGTGTCATAATGTTTGAAACTCATGAATGTTTTTTCAGTGCATACAACTTTCTAAATCATgttattcatataaatatcatatttttttataaaagaatCCGCTTTGTTTTGACACGTGCCAAAacttacccattttgacataaaTTATGCAATTCTCCATATTCAGTATCAAACATAATTATTTATGTTTAAATGTTTATTATGATATTAGGGAACCGTTGCTGACGGTGCACCTGTCATCCCAGTGTCAGCTCAACTCAAGTATAACATTGACGTCGTTTGTGAGTACATAATAAAGCGGGTCCCGGTTCCAGAGAGGAATTTCATTTCGCCCCCGAATATGATTGTAATTCGCTCATTTGATGTTAACAAACCTGGATCTGAGGTCGATGAGATCAAAGGCGGTGTTGCTGGTGGAAGTATCCTTAAGGTCCTTTCTCAATTTTCCTTTGATTGCATTCATTGTTtttatattcattttatttttATCAAGTTTCAGATATTTATGTCATGATATACTTTTGTGTTTTATATATATAGGGTGTGTTGAAGGTTAACCAACATATTGAGGTTCGACCCGGTATAGTTGTGAAAGATGAGAGTGGTAATATCAAGTGTACTCCAATTTACTCGAGGATAGTTTCACTATTTGCTGAGCAAAATGAACTTCAGTTTGCTGTTCCTGGTGGTCTTATTGGAGTGGGGACCACCATGGACCCTATGTTGACCCGTGCTGATCGGCTTGTGGGCCAGGTTCTTGGGGAAGTCGGGTCTCTTCCTGATGTTTATGTTGAGCTTGAGGTGAGTAATCGGCCAAACTTAGTCAAACTTGTAAAACCTAGTCAGACTCAGTCAAAACTCAAGTTTACTTGGAAAATTGGTCAAAACTTGAGATTAATCGGTAAATCAGTCAAAACACGGTCAAAATCGgccaaagtcaaaattggtcaacaaaCAAACATGTTTATATCTATAATTTTTTAGAAAATATTCAAAAGATAACTCCAAAATAATTATGAACGTTTAAGAGAAATTTTTTAATTTACATCAAATTATATTGAATCTATAATCTATATTTTATGTAGTGTTAACAAAATCAGTCCACTATGACACGGTCAacatcggtcaaagtcaaaatcgGTCAACATTTAAGTACTCTTGGTCCTGGAGTTGCTGAGTATCTACAAAAAAGTCCCAACCGAAGTACTTCCCGAGTAGTAATTTTTGTAACGTTGGAGACAGTGGTCATTTGCCTAGAATTATGTTGATTCGGGTTGTATTTTGACTTTAAGAAGTCAAATTTCCAAAGTTTTAAAACCTTGGTTAAATTTGATGTGTAGAATGGATTGTAAGTTGACCTGACTCATATTTAATTGCTTAC
This genomic stretch from Rutidosis leptorrhynchoides isolate AG116_Rl617_1_P2 chromosome 11, CSIRO_AGI_Rlap_v1, whole genome shotgun sequence harbors:
- the LOC139877542 gene encoding eukaryotic translation initiation factor 2 subunit gamma-like, with translation MAKKGLMEQDLSKLDVATLHPLSPEVISRQATINIGTIGHVAHGKSTVVKAISGVQTVRFKNELERNITIKLGYANAKIYKCEDEKCPRPMCYRAYGSGKEDNPPCEVPGFENSNMKLMRHVSFVDCPGHDILMATMLNGAAIMDGALLLIAANESCPQPQTSEHLAAVEIMQLKHIIILQNKVDLIQENLAINQHETIQKFIQGTVADGAPVIPVSAQLKYNIDVVCEYIIKRVPVPERNFISPPNMIVIRSFDVNKPGSEVDEIKGGVAGGSILKGVLKVNQHIEVRPGIVVKDESGNIKCTPIYSRIVSLFAEQNELQFAVPGGLIGVGTTMDPMLTRADRLVGQVLGEVGSLPDVYVELEVNFFLLRRLLGVKTKGTERQGKVSKLTKGEILMLNIGSMSTGARVLAVKTDLAKLQLTSPVCTSKGEKIALSRRVEKHWRLIGWGQIQAGVTLEIPPCSI